A genomic window from Scophthalmus maximus strain ysfricsl-2021 chromosome 17, ASM2237912v1, whole genome shotgun sequence includes:
- the LOC118289487 gene encoding ectonucleotide pyrophosphatase/phosphodiesterase family member 7, translating into MMWTAASLCLLWAFSVLGAPLNQQRQRVLLISFDGFRWDYDRDVNTPNLDKMATDGVKAQYITPPYLTITSPTHFTLLTGRYVENHGVIHNMWFNTTTLEKKPYYQTQFVNEWWDNGTLPIWITAQRQGLKTGSLHFPGTASSYQGQVAMVREVEPVLYNYKNETEWQENTDKVMGWFGHQDLDFVSMYFGEPDGTGHKYGPDSPERREMVKQVDRTVGYIRQSAERHGLTDRLNIIITADHGMSSVYRNGLVKEITLSKIPGFSFRDLSFHLVDYGPAGMLLPKPGKLEKVYGALKGAHPHLHVYRKEEMPQRLHFAKNNRILPIVLWADPGYVINGYFPVQFHKGEHGFDNQDMDMKPFFRAVGPAFHKDLEVGPFESVHIYSLMCHILGIQPEVNDGHLSATERMLVTSAAVQDQNVHILQNVFTGLAAVAGFLVVVFVVITSHKLLKRKRKDKKSGSSEDLPEKENTNQASF; encoded by the exons ATGATGTGGACCGCCGCAAgtctctgcctcctctgggCCTTCTCCGTCCTCGGAGCGCCGCTGAAccaacagagacagagggtgCTGCTGATCTCCTTCGACGGTTTCCGCTGGGACTACGACCGCGATGTCAACACGCCGAACCTCGACAAAATGGCCACGGACGGCGTCAAAGCCCAATATATCACACCTCCTTACCTCACTATCACCAGTCCTACACACTTCACCCTCTTGACAG GCCGCTACGTGGAGAATCACGGGGTAATCCACAACATGTGGTTCAACACCACCACCTTGGAGAAGAAGCCGTACTATCAGACTCAGTTTGTGAATGAGTGGTGGGACAATGGCACTCTGCCTATCTGGATCACAGCGCAGAGACAG GGCCTGAAAACTGGGTCTCTTCACTTTCCTGGCACCGCTTCCAGTTACCAGGGACAAGTTGCTATGGTGCGGGAAGTTGAGCCAGTGCTTTACAACTACAAGAACGAGACTGAGTGGCAAGAGAACACAGACAAGGTGATGGGCTGGTTCGGACACCAGGATCTGGACTTTGTGTCCATGTACTTTGGCGAGCCGGACGGCACGGGCCACAAATACGGCCCCGACTCCCCCGAGCGTCGGGAGATGGTCAAGCAAGTTGACAGAACTGTCGGCTACATCCGACAGTCGGCTGAGCGACACGGCCTGACCGACCGCctaaacatcatcatcacagcgGACCACGGCATGAGCAGCGTGTACCGCAACGGTCTGGTGAAAGAGATCACCCTGTCCAAAATCCCAGGCTTCTCGTTCCGTGACCTGTCGTTTCACCTGGTGGATTACGGCCCCGCCGGGATGCTCTTGCCAAAGCCAGGCAAGCTGGAGAAGGTTTATGGTGCCTTGAAGGGCGCCCATCCGCACCTCCATGTTTacaggaaggaggagatgcCACAGCGCCTCCACTTTGCCAAAAACAATCGTATCCTCCCCATCGTTTTATGGGCCGACCCTGGATACGTCATCAATGGG TATTTCCCGGTGCAGTTCCACAAGGGAGAGCACGGCTTCGACAACCAAGATATGGACATGAAGCCTTTCTTCAGGGCGGTGGGTCCGGCTTTTCACAAGGACCTGGAGGTGGGACCTTTTGAGAGTGTACACATCTACTCTCTGATGTGCCACATCCTGGGCATCCAGCCGGAGGTCAACGACGGACACCTGAGCGCCACCGAGCGCATGCTGGTTACCAGCGCCGCTGTTCAGG atCAAAATGTGCATATCTTGCAAAACGTCTTCACTGGACTCGCTGCGGTGGCTGGATTTCTAGTTGTAGTTTTTGTCGTGATTACATCCCACAAATTACTGAAGAGAAAACGCAAGGATAAAAA atcgGGAAGTTCGGAAGATCTTccagaaaaggaaaacacaaatcaagCTTCATTTTGA